Proteins from a genomic interval of Pecten maximus chromosome 13, xPecMax1.1, whole genome shotgun sequence:
- the LOC117340956 gene encoding uncharacterized protein LOC117340956 isoform X1 encodes MINMSDFPDKTLGYDVSLSGNAVRSHPLEMHLNIGTINTVVTLSRPDGFQAGICLAPIGGVSGGCTTGLTQDLTTGITTYNITSVSRTTDQGVWTSTHGSDTGSINITVLTIPTVNVSESVSSMTLSSGTINTQRLNIRVTCAYSAVSLGLSFVPTGGGTAIDAPSSTSTCTSTGNTGCTDTDANSYTCDITPQHEATLSPGTTYYIQVAINLDGQYQSLGLNSIITDTDIIVPDYTTLP; translated from the exons atgataaatatgtcTGATTTTCCAGATAAAACACTAGGGTATGATGTTTCGCTTAGTGGGAACGCAGTGCGCTCACACCCATTAGAAATGCATCTCAACATCGGAACAATAAATACAGTAGTGACTTTATCTAGACCAGATGGATTTCAGGCTGGAATCTGTTTAGCACCGATTGGTGGAGTAAGTGGAGGATGTACTACAGGTTTAACACAGGATTTAACAACTGGAAtaactacatacaatataacatctgtatcacGGACCACAGATCAAGGTGTTTGGACAAGTACACATGGGAGTGACACTGGAAGTATTAATATCACGGTTTTAA CCATTCCTACAGTAAACGTAAGCGAATCAGTATCTTCTATGACATTATCGTCCGGTACCATTAATACCCAACGTTTGAACATCAGAGTGACGTGTGCATATTCAGCAGTCTCACTTGGCTTGTCATTTGTG CCAACTGGAGGAGGCACTGCAATCGATGCCccatcatcaacatcaacatgtACCTCTACTGGTAACACAGGGTGTACTGACACAGATGCCAACAGTTACACCTGTGACATTACACCACAACATGAGGCAACTCTGTCACCTGGTACAACATACTACATACAAGTAGCAATAAATCTGGACGGGCAGTACCAATCTCTAGGACTAAACTCTATCATCACCGATACAGATATAATAGTGCCAGATTACACGACCTTACCCTAA
- the LOC117340956 gene encoding uncharacterized protein LOC117340956 isoform X2 — protein sequence MHLNIGTINTVVTLSRPDGFQAGICLAPIGGVSGGCTTGLTQDLTTGITTYNITSVSRTTDQGVWTSTHGSDTGSINITVLTIPTVNVSESVSSMTLSSGTINTQRLNIRVTCAYSAVSLGLSFVPTGGGTAIDAPSSTSTCTSTGNTGCTDTDANSYTCDITPQHEATLSPGTTYYIQVAINLDGQYQSLGLNSIITDTDIIVPDYTTLP from the exons ATGCATCTCAACATCGGAACAATAAATACAGTAGTGACTTTATCTAGACCAGATGGATTTCAGGCTGGAATCTGTTTAGCACCGATTGGTGGAGTAAGTGGAGGATGTACTACAGGTTTAACACAGGATTTAACAACTGGAAtaactacatacaatataacatctgtatcacGGACCACAGATCAAGGTGTTTGGACAAGTACACATGGGAGTGACACTGGAAGTATTAATATCACGGTTTTAA CCATTCCTACAGTAAACGTAAGCGAATCAGTATCTTCTATGACATTATCGTCCGGTACCATTAATACCCAACGTTTGAACATCAGAGTGACGTGTGCATATTCAGCAGTCTCACTTGGCTTGTCATTTGTG CCAACTGGAGGAGGCACTGCAATCGATGCCccatcatcaacatcaacatgtACCTCTACTGGTAACACAGGGTGTACTGACACAGATGCCAACAGTTACACCTGTGACATTACACCACAACATGAGGCAACTCTGTCACCTGGTACAACATACTACATACAAGTAGCAATAAATCTGGACGGGCAGTACCAATCTCTAGGACTAAACTCTATCATCACCGATACAGATATAATAGTGCCAGATTACACGACCTTACCCTAA